In the Mycolicibacter sp. MU0102 genome, one interval contains:
- a CDS encoding TetR/AcrR family transcriptional regulator, translating into MAGSAPVKINIDYLFYVLNDGRVPPTKPRRTQAERTAETRHALLNATLDALVEVGFKGTTTTEVARRAGVSVGALQGHFPTKVGLLTAAIEFSLNRRIEEFEVLMAGLDPSADKIDEAFDLLWSMFSGPTFTATHELWVAARTDRELAPAVIETDRQFAEACERVYDQLLGPADPADVGAPRSRIGLQMAFVLMNGLAMSRSIEGHEPVATNDILETFKMLVRPLATGFAGPQPERES; encoded by the coding sequence GTGGCAGGCAGCGCCCCGGTAAAAATAAATATTGACTACTTATTTTATGTGTTGAATGATGGACGCGTGCCGCCGACCAAACCCCGCCGAACCCAGGCGGAGCGCACTGCCGAAACCCGGCATGCGCTGCTCAACGCGACGCTCGACGCGCTGGTAGAGGTTGGTTTCAAGGGAACCACCACGACCGAGGTAGCCCGCCGTGCCGGTGTCTCGGTGGGGGCGCTGCAGGGACATTTCCCGACCAAGGTCGGCCTGCTGACCGCCGCCATCGAGTTCTCGCTGAACCGCCGCATCGAAGAGTTCGAGGTGTTGATGGCGGGGCTGGACCCGTCCGCCGACAAGATCGATGAGGCCTTCGACCTGCTGTGGTCGATGTTTTCCGGTCCGACCTTCACTGCAACGCACGAGCTGTGGGTGGCGGCGCGCACCGACCGGGAGCTGGCGCCGGCGGTCATCGAAACCGATCGGCAGTTCGCCGAAGCCTGCGAGCGGGTCTACGACCAACTGCTCGGCCCGGCCGACCCCGCCGATGTCGGTGCCCCACGGTCGCGCATCGGCTTGCAGATGGCTTTCGTACTGATGAACGGCCTGGCGATGTCGCGGTCGATCGAGGGCCACGAACCGGTGGCCACCAACGACATTCTCGAAACTTTCAAGATGCTGGTTCGGCCACTGGCGACCGGCTTTGCAGGCCCCCAACCCGAGAGAGAGTCATGA